DNA from Dietzia lutea:
GCGGACGCGCCCGGCGGGGTGGCGGACGACCGCAGGCTCGTCATGGCGCCGCACCTGCGCGGCCTGGAGCCGGACCCCCACCGCGGGGTCGAGGTCGACCAGAAGTCGCCGGGCGAACTCGACGAGGCCGTACCGCGCGGGGAGTTTATCCGGAGTGTCGTGGGCACGATCGCGGGGCTGGCCGTGGCCGCCCTGGTCTATCTGGTCATGCCGGGCGACCTCGCCCATAACGCCCGCCTCACCGCGGCGGTGGCGGTGCTGCTCGGCATCTGGTGGATGACCGAGTGCATCCCCATCCCGGCGACCGCGCTGGTGCCGCTCATCGCGTTCCCGGTGCTCGGCGACGACATTTCGGTCGACGACGTGGGCGCCCAGTACGGCAACAACATCATCTTCCTGTTCATGGGCGGCTTCCTCATCGCGATCGCCATGCAGCGGTGGAACCTGCACCGGCGGATCGCCCTGCTGACGGTCCGCGCGATGGGCACCCGGTCCACGCGCGTGATCGCCGGGTTCATGATCGCGACCGGGTTCCTGAGCATGTGGGTGTCGAACACCGCGACCGCCGTGATGATGCTGCCGATCGGCGTGTCGGTGCTGATGCTGGCCTCGGAGCTCGGCGGCGGCGACGGCGACGGGAAGACCGCGATGCCGGAGATGGACCCGCAGGAGGATCCGAACTCCGATGCGGTCAAGGAGGCGGTGATCCGGTCGAACTTCGGCACCGCCCTCATGCTCGGCATCGCGTACGCGGCGTCGGTCGGGTCGCTGGCCACCATCATCGGGACCCCGCCCAACACGCTGCTCGCGGGCTACCTCAGCGCGGAGCACGACATCCAGTTGGGCTTCGGCCAGTGGATGCTGGTCGGGCTGCCGCTGGCGCTGGTCATGCTGGTGATCACCTGGCTCCTGCTCACCAAGGTGTTGTTCAAGCCGGAGATCGAGCGGATCCCCGGTGGACGCAAGCTGTTCGACGACGAGCTGCGCAGACTCGGCCCCACGTCGCGGGGCGAGAAGCGCGTCCTGGCCGTCTTCGTGGCGGCCGCCGTGTCGTGGGTGGCCGTCCCGCTGGTGTTCGAGGAGCCGCCCATCTCGGACGCGGGCATCGCGCTCGCGGCCGGCCTGCTGCTGTTCCTGCTGCCCGCCGGTACCGAGCGGGGCGTGCGGTTGCTCACCTGGGACGCCGCGCTGGCTCTGCCCTGGGGTGTCCTGCTGCTGTTCGGCGGCGGCCTGGCGCTGTCCTCGCAGTTCTCCGGCTCGGGGCTCACCGACTGGATCGGCGCTCAGGCCGGGGCGCTCGGGGCATTGCCGGTCGTCCTGCTGGTGGTGGTCGCCGCGACGGGGATCCTCTTCCTCACCGAGCTGACGAGCAACACCGCCACCGCCGCGACGTTCCTGCCGGTGGCCGGCGGCGTCGCCCTGGGGCTGGGCCTGGACCCGATGCTGCTCGCGGTGCCGGTCGCGCTGGCCGCCACGTGCGCGTTCATGCTCCCGGTGGCGACCCCGCCCAACGCGATCGCCTACGGCTCCGGGTACGTGACGATCGGGCAGATGATCCGGGGCGGCCTGTGGCTCAACCTCATCGGGATCGTGCTCATCACGCTGGTCACCATGACGCTGCTGGTGTGGGTGTTCGGGCTGACCGTCTGACCCGGCCCGTCCGCCTCGGCGCGGAGAATTGGGCGGGCGATCAGCCGGGCGCTAGCGTCGGGGCATGCCCGTCGCACGCGAACCCTCCCGCCGCTCGGCCGTCGAACCGTTCCACGTGATGAGCGTCCTCGCGGCCGCGGCCAGGCGCCAGGAGACCCACGGGGACGTGATCTCCCTGTGCGCCGGGCAGCCCTCGACCCCGGCCCCGGCGCCGGTACTGGCCGCGGCACGCCGGGCTCTGGACACCGAGATCCTCGGCTACACCGAGGCCGTGGGCATCCGGCCCCTGCGTGAGGTGATCGCCGCGTATCACCGGCGACGGGACGGGGTGGACGTGAGCGCCGACGACGTCGTCGTCACCACCGGTTCCTCCGGCGGCTTCACCGCGCTCTTCCTCGCCGCGTTCGACCCCGGCGACACCGTGGTCATGGCGCGCCCCGGCTACCCCGCCTACCGCAACACCCTCCAAGCGCTGGGGTGCCGCGTCCACGAGATCGCCTGCGGTGCGGACACGCGGTACCAGCCCTCCGTCGCACGGCTCGAGGCGGTCACCGCCGAGCTCGGCCACGCGCCCGCCGGGCTCGTCGTCGCCAGCCCCGCCAACCCCACCGGCACGATCATCGACGCGGACGAGCTCGCCGCACTGGCCCGGTGGTGCGAGTCCAGCGGCACGCTGCTGATCAGCGACGAGATCTACCACGGCGTCACCTACGGCCGGGAGTGCGCGAGCGCGTGGCGGACCAGCCGCGAGGCGGTGGTCATGGGCTCGGTGTCCAAGTACTTCTCCATGACCGGCTGGCGCATCGGCTGGATGCTGTTGCCCGAGTACCTCCGCGAGCCCGTCGACCGGCTCGTGGGGAACCTGACGATCTGTCCACCCGCCGACGCGCAGTTCGCGGCCGTCGCCGCCTTCACCGACGACTCGACCGCCGAGCTCGACCTCCACGTCCAGCGCTACGCCCGCAACCGCGACCTCGTGCTGCGACGGCTGGGCGAGCTCGGGGTGGGGGAGATCGCCCCGCCCGACGGCGCCTTCTACGCCTACTTCGACGTCTCCCGCTGGACCGACGACTCGGTGGCGTGGTGCGCGCGGATCCTCCACCGCACCGGGGTCGCTCTCACGCCGGGCGTGGACTTCGACACCGTCGACGGCCGCCACACCGTCCGGCTGAGCTTCGCGGGGGCGACCGACGAGATCGCCGAGGCCATGGACCGGCTCGAGGCGGAACTGGCCCGGTAGGCGCCGGCCCGCGGGCGCCACGGGCTTCGAGGACGTGGCGTCCCCGCCGGTGCCCGACGTGGCGTCCCCGCCGGTGGCGCCGGGCCGCTACCGTCAGCGCATGGGTTCCGCCGAGATCATCACCGCCAGCGTCTACACCACCCGGCCGTGGCTGCTGCTGCAGGCGCCGCTGACGGTCGAGCAGGTCTACCTCAACGCCCGCGAGATCCTCGCCGGGTCCACCGGCGGCTCGGTGATCTCCTGATCGGGCTGCGATACTGGAGGACGTGACCGCCCAGAACGCCTCGCCCGCCCGGGCCGCCAAGCCCCGGATCTCCAACGTCCTCGCCTCGCGCTACGCGAGCGTCGACCTGGCCACGCTGTGGTCCGCCGAGCACAAGATCGTGCTGGAGCGCCAGCTGTGGATCGCGGTACTCCGCGCCCAGCGCGACCTGGGGATCGACGTCCCAGACGGCGTGATCGAGGCCTACGAGGCGGTGATCGACCGCGTCGACCTCGCGTCGATCGCCGAACGTGAGCGGGTCAC
Protein-coding regions in this window:
- a CDS encoding SLC13 family permease, with translation MAPHLRGLEPDPHRGVEVDQKSPGELDEAVPRGEFIRSVVGTIAGLAVAALVYLVMPGDLAHNARLTAAVAVLLGIWWMTECIPIPATALVPLIAFPVLGDDISVDDVGAQYGNNIIFLFMGGFLIAIAMQRWNLHRRIALLTVRAMGTRSTRVIAGFMIATGFLSMWVSNTATAVMMLPIGVSVLMLASELGGGDGDGKTAMPEMDPQEDPNSDAVKEAVIRSNFGTALMLGIAYAASVGSLATIIGTPPNTLLAGYLSAEHDIQLGFGQWMLVGLPLALVMLVITWLLLTKVLFKPEIERIPGGRKLFDDELRRLGPTSRGEKRVLAVFVAAAVSWVAVPLVFEEPPISDAGIALAAGLLLFLLPAGTERGVRLLTWDAALALPWGVLLLFGGGLALSSQFSGSGLTDWIGAQAGALGALPVVLLVVVAATGILFLTELTSNTATAATFLPVAGGVALGLGLDPMLLAVPVALAATCAFMLPVATPPNAIAYGSGYVTIGQMIRGGLWLNLIGIVLITLVTMTLLVWVFGLTV
- a CDS encoding aminotransferase class I/II-fold pyridoxal phosphate-dependent enzyme, producing the protein MPVAREPSRRSAVEPFHVMSVLAAAARRQETHGDVISLCAGQPSTPAPAPVLAAARRALDTEILGYTEAVGIRPLREVIAAYHRRRDGVDVSADDVVVTTGSSGGFTALFLAAFDPGDTVVMARPGYPAYRNTLQALGCRVHEIACGADTRYQPSVARLEAVTAELGHAPAGLVVASPANPTGTIIDADELAALARWCESSGTLLISDEIYHGVTYGRECASAWRTSREAVVMGSVSKYFSMTGWRIGWMLLPEYLREPVDRLVGNLTICPPADAQFAAVAAFTDDSTAELDLHVQRYARNRDLVLRRLGELGVGEIAPPDGAFYAYFDVSRWTDDSVAWCARILHRTGVALTPGVDFDTVDGRHTVRLSFAGATDEIAEAMDRLEAELAR